One Halobacterium wangiae genomic window, TGGACCTCCTTGATCCGCTCCCTGTACGCCGCCTTCACCTCGTCCTCGCTCGCCGACGGGGACAGTCCGAGCGTGGCGAACGCCGCTCGCACGCTGTCCGCGTCGGCGGCCTCCGTCTCCGGGTCGCCGAACAGTTCCTCGCGGTCCGGCGTCTCGAAGGGGAGGCGGCCGCCGAGGTGGCTGCCCGGCATCTCGTGTTCCGCGAGTACGGTGTACGTCCCGGAGTTACGGAGTCGGAAGTAGTCCGGCGCGTCGAACGTGATGGCGACGTTCCGCCGCGGCAGGTAGAAGGCGACGGTGGTCCCCGCGACGACGTGCTCCTCGGCGAAC contains:
- a CDS encoding J domain-containing protein; amino-acid sequence: MLPEWLALGLLIAGAASVVAAVLFVVGERLYPTEPVNPARERSGEWKRRREIREYLRAIDEPFAEEHVVAGTTVAFYLPRRNVAITFDAPDYFRLRNSGTYTVLAEHEMPGSHLGGRLPFETPDREELFGDPETEAADADSVRAAFATLGLSPSASEDEVKAAYRERIKEVHPDHGGDRETFEAVREAYAAARQATAR